One window of Papaver somniferum cultivar HN1 chromosome 9, ASM357369v1, whole genome shotgun sequence genomic DNA carries:
- the LOC113311279 gene encoding receptor-like protein 56 has product MLHIKPVERCTVFNKLTGLIPYSLPSIYSLGRLNLSYNNLSGRIPRGPHFDTLSGDGSAYLNNSLLCGFYTNNTCEADQRTDATDGNSPNEGHEDDKEDAKDKLLLYAIVSLGFAVGFWGLFFVLLLKKQKWWFPYWRLVDVVAVGVANCMWKN; this is encoded by the coding sequence ATGTTGCATATCAAGCCCGTTGAACGTTGCACTGTATTCAACAAATTAACTGGACTTATCCCATACTCTTTACCATCGATTTATTCTCTTGGGAGACTGAACCTATCTTACAATAACTTGAGTGGTAGGATCCCAAGAGGACCACACTTTGATACATTGAGTGGAGATGGTTCAGCATATCTCAACAACAGTTTGTTGTGTGGCTTCTACACAAATAATACTTGCGAGGCTGATCAGAGAACTGACGCTACTGATGGGAATTCTCCAAATGAAGGTCATGAAGATGATAAAGAGGATGCAAAAGATAAGTTGTTGCTGTATGCTATAGTTTCCTTGGGGTTTGCAGTTGGATTTTGGGGtctattctttgttttgcttctCAAGAAACAGAAATGGTGGTTCCCGTATTGGAGATTAGTAGATGTGGTTGCAGTGGGAGTCGCTAATTGTATGTGGAAAAATTAA